The nucleotide window AAGTGTGTCAAAGTGATAGATCAACTCATCTATGCTCGTGATCAATCTCTCATTTGAAAGTAAATCGATAAAAAAACCCTATTGTATCATTTCTTTCGGTTATACCCTTCTAATGAGTTTTAGGtgtgatttttcaatttttctcgTAAATTCCGCTCTATCACTTTTAGAGAggaatttacaaaaaaattgaaaaatcacaCCTAAAACCCATTAGAGGGGTATAACCAAGAGAGATGATACAATAGagttttattgatttattctCAAATGAGAGATTAATTAGTAGCGTAGATGATTTGATCTATCACTTTGGATCACTTGGATCCAAGATACAATGGATGAAAAATTTGATGAACatgatggagagagagagagagagggggggggggggggggggggggggggagaggTAGAGTTGTAGGTTTGGGAgaggagaggagagagaaatattttgttaaagGGAAGAAATGGGATAACATTGGTGTACTTATAGGCatagaaaatttattattaaaccaccccccaaaaaaaaaaatccaaccccgcacccccccaaaaaaaaataaaatctaattttacCCTTATAAAGTGCAATCGGTATATAAGTACTCGAGCCTCCATGAGTTAACTACCAATTACCTTGTTTGGGTATGTATCTTCCACGACCTAGCTCAGGTCCAGACAATCTTACAAAACCGTTTGTCCTCAGAATCggtaaaaaattggaaaaacatGTATGAACCGGTGAAAACTGGAAAAACATGTGAGCTTTTCGTGGTTTATGAAAACCGGACGATCTCAAgatttccctttttttattccctttttaaacttgttttctttgattttttgaaacaaGATACTAAGATTCGTCTCTGAAACTGCTCTATTCGACAAATAAGTTTTGTTCAAGATGATTAAGAAATAGATCAACGAAAATAAGAGGATGATGAAGCAAATGAAAATGAGAGGATGATAAAACAAATAAGAGAGATTAGATGAAGGATAAGAGGACAAAGCACATTGAACATAGGTGGTGTGATGAGACAaatttgatgaagaagaagaggaagaggaagaggacgGATCGAGAAAGAACGTTACTGAAGGTGGAGAGAAGAGGAACGGCGGTTAGCATTTAgatttaggtttaggtttatgACTTTCTATCACTAATCATGAATAAATCATAACTATTTTTTGGGCTTATTTCTTACTTGGGCTTCATTTTTGGGCCCAGTAAAAAAAAGTCAGTGATCTTATTTAATACTACAATTGATAATTATAAActgtataatatatgttattcaTTAATTGTCCGATTCAATAGCGGTTGAACTGATTGAACCATGAACGGGAGCTGTCACTAGTTTGATCTCTAGTctagttttaaaaatattgatcacAATACACAATTGTTGTACTTTCATTGCCTATTTTGCACTCTAAAACGTGCGATTTTTAGCCGATATTGAGTTTTTTCATCATAACCATTCCAACAAATAGGGTTCATCTTCAGATGAGACATAAAAAGTTCATACTATCAGTTATTCTTAAGCTATTCAACCATCTTTCCCGTAAGTGCTAAAACaatattttccttatttttcgtaaataaatttaaattatcttATGTCAAATGTCATAATTCTATATTTTAAAGTGattaataaaacatatatattttttcaatattgacttataatattcattaatagtataagaaaataaattaaaatatttaattaatttacaagTTCCTATACtatttgagaaattttaaatataggtccctctaacaaaaaattataatcaaaatggcttatgaaccaaatcaaaatggTTAATGAACACAAAATCAATAAACGTCAATCTGTttctaaatcaattttttataaacatcaattatttttaGGTAGGTTGTGTTCATGTTTAAGAGAAATGATGGGTTTGGCGTTTTGAAGGGTGGAAAACAACGACGGATCTTAAGGATCTACCAAAAGATTAAACACGGTTTTTAAATTCGTTACCAAATAGATCGGAGATTGATTTGAAATATAGATTTTGGGGAAGAACATGTTCGTTAAGATGAATGAATATTTGGAAGAATATGAAGTATTTCATTTGataattatgtgtttttttttaatctcttttactcttgtttgttattgttgttattggaTTTTATTGTGGTATActtgattttggattttgttgtgttgttcttCATACTTTTCTAGAAATTGATGAAGGTGATGAAGGATTCAGATGGAGAAGgtgaaggaaataaaataaagatttgaagtCTACAATATGGGCCTTAGGATTAAGAAATCCTTGGCGATACAGTTACACTTGGTCAAAGGAAAAGGTATCAACAAGTACCACTCCTCTTTCTCCATCTAATGCAAGCCATTTGACTTATATGAAGAAGCATTTGGAGAAAGAATGCATTAACGTGATGGATAAAGGCAACTGCTATATTTTTCAAACCAAACCTTTTGTATTTCACTCAATGGGATCCGGGTGGGTGTTCTCGTGTTCATAGGAAGAGTCAACATGCATGGAAGTTCTTTTATCAGAATAAGAACTCGGGGTTGAGTTCTTCAGAGGTGGAGGAGACTGATGTAGGAGAGTTTCCATAATATTTtctatagtatttttattttagcccAATTTTAGTAATTGTAGGTTTTTGTTTCAGTTTGTTATTTTCGGCCCATTTGGGTTTTGTTATTTCCCTTATTTAAGCATAACAGTTGTAGTCTAAGAGGTaacttttattcatttaattatattttagagagttttccTTATTTATGGTGGATTTTGGAAccctattttcataagtttgtcgcttgcaaacttGTTCTTCTCAATCTAGGTTCAACGCTTTCTAGCTTACGCTTCTGAATGCATCAAGTCAATACTAAGGAATCACAGACGAGCTTGAAACACAACTTCTAAGAAATTTATTTGAGGTATACACATAGTTGACTTCTTCTCTAGATGAGCTCACCTTTGCATTTGTTCGAGACGAAGAGAGTCGAACTTTGCTTGTATATTGCAATCTGAACCCTAAGTAACCAATGACCTTCTCAATCTCCTTTTCTATTTTACCTTTTGGAAATATTTTCGATCTCCCAATAGTTAACatatgttttgttttctcttaaaaaaatactagCGTCCAGACGGGCACTCCTGTGCCTGTATGTCCGCTCCTTCTATTGTGATAACACATGTAATTTATAAACAGTATGTTTTTCAACATCAAAAGTTGGTTTAGTTTTTCTTGATATATCTTGgagaaaattattagaattaaaagaaTGATCAAGCTTGAACAAAAAGAGAAGGatcaaacttgttaaaaataTGTAAGATATGTAATTCATGCACTTCTTTCTTTAACATGGTGTTACTTAATATATACTTTGTTTTGTGATGCATCCTCATATATCTATGGAGGATGAATATGCGTGAAACATGAGAGACATTTATGGGGTGAGATTGATGAAGACATTAAATCATTCTCAACGCTAACACAATTTACAGAAACCAGTACACATATGTTGTATATTATTTCTCGAGCCATTTGGGTAtgtcccaaaatataaaattaggaaAATCTAAGGAAAACATAGTGAAAGAGTATTTACACATCGAAGTCTTGAAAATGAcaaagacatttcaaaaatagtgaaagaatatttacaCATTAATTAGTCATATCACTTATTCATAATTTGcgatatttttattgaaaaagtcaATGTAACATAGCAAGTTGAATGTTAATTAAACTGGGGATAAGTGATATTCTTGTTTTAGAAATCTTTGAGAAATAAAAGGCAAGAGCCTTTGCATACAACCAACACTTCCCTACTTTTCATCCGCGTACCCTCCTTTCCTATCCTAGGAttcaaatctctctctctctctctctctctctctctctctctctcatggcCACACATGACACGACCGTACAACTGTCCTATATATTAACCTATCTCTCAAATCGTTGTTCGATTGCTTAGCTACACGACCATACAACCAAGCATTTTCTCGAttcatcaaatttatattttattcggatgattttttgtattttcaaatcaaattctTCTAAGGACTGACTTATTTATAAAGTTTATGTTCATTGTTACATCAGTAGCGGAAATTGCATATATAAATGTGTTGTTAACAAATAAGtatttggatttgatttgacattattttcaaatattattatcaaatcttgcagttttttttttattttcaaatattatttatcaaatcTAGTCCTAATGGGTAAGGATAGCAAAAACAGATACAGATTAAGTTGTAGGATAGGGACATTTATTTACTGTCCTTACTAATTACCCTTAAACTTTCAATGCAAAATGAGCATGGTTTTAGTCAGCCCCAAAAAAAGTTGTTAGTGATTTCTATTCCCGATTATCAAAGAATGCACATCCACTCATACCTAGTGGTGGACTTGGCTTTATAAACCCTCCTAatgtttgagaagaaaaaaatatatatatatatatgcaatgATGGCCAACTGTCTCTACATACAACAAACTATAATTTCTAGATTAAAACGTATAATTAGGTCTAGAAGTAAAACATTGTTAAAATGCATTGGTATAATTCCCTTATGCCTGATTGGACTGCCACATCTATCCAGCTTTTATAGAACAAACATAAGCTGTTGCTGCTTGGTTCAATTTCACTTAACTGGACATTAGCATTAAGCCTTAAGTTCATCAATTTTAAGCACAAAGAATGCATTATATGTGATTGAAATTCTAATTGTGTTCACATGTAAAAATATGATCATTCTCATTTAACATTTATTGTTGATGCTCTAATTGGTAGACAAATTCAACATGCAGAATTTTTCTCCAAGAATTGGCTTTTTAGTCTACATAAACCAGAAACTAGTGAagcaaaactttttttaataagaaaaatatcattaattacaaatatagAATTTAACAATTATGGTTAACGGTTAAAACTTCCATGCCCTCTAAAAATGAAGTTTCTAAACCAAACAAGATCACCTCGCTGACATCCTTATCTAAAGGATTGTGGCTGGGACTACTGTTACTATCACTGCACATCAAATGGTCAGTTAGGAAGGTTCCAGGAGGAAAAGTAAAGGACATATAGCATCATCGAGCTATCGGAAATGACTCCATCTGCAACAACAGGTTGAAAAGTACAAATATACTCGCTAGTATACTTACTTATTATAATGTCACCATATAAAACTGTTACTAGCTAGACTAACAACAAGAAGGGAAAAAATTACAAAGCAAACAGGTTCAAGTTTCTCAAGCAAATACATCGTGCAGAAACTTTGAATACTGAGACAAATTTAATGTTTCAGATTTCTACTCAACCAATTCCTCTGTTTCTTGAATCATCAAAGATTAGtaacattgtttttttatagCCTAAACATATTTCAGTAGAAAACAATTGgtgtatgaaaaatatatacaaaatcgTTGGAGATATATCTGAGCCACAGAGGTGACACAGGTTCCTACAAAGGCCCCCAAATTGTTAAAAGTATCCAAATAATAGGATTTTAGTTTTAGACGGTGAAGGAAAGAAACAGTGAACAGAAactgaaaaatgagaaaatatctCGAATAGGGGCCACTTGATCAACACACCCTCTGGAAATGTGAAGAACCATACTGGTTTCGTGATTCCTTAACATCACTTTTCTATGCAAAATGCTTAATCAATAATACCAGGAAACAAGCGAAACAAAATGGATTGATTACAGTGAAGAGTGAAGGCTCAAAGTTGTTTCTTAAAACCAAATTTGTACACTATTTTCTAAATCTACTCATCTTTTGTGTGCTCAGAGATTTCTCGAAGCCTAAGCAAGATTTCATAACTTCTCATGGTCACACTTCATTTCTTGATGCACATTGCAAACCTCACCAAAACGCATATCAAATCACAGTTGTTGGTGGACTAGAAGTCTAAGTGTGCAGCTGAGGCCATCAACCAAAATagatatttcataaaatgataaCACGTATTTTTAAAAGGTGAATCATGAACCATACTCATGAAATATGATATGATGTCATAGtgtaattatttaaaaagtgtGCAGGTGCTGCCATCCTAAACCATTCATCATATTTATGGTATATCAAGAGAAGATACACAAATGTTCCATCAAAGACAAAGGCCAGGAACCATATTCAGGAAATGAGCAACTGCAGAATATGATAGACCTTTCAAAAACTCAGACTTGGATTCAGCACCATGTTCAACTTACCTTTCACAAATGAAAATGACTTTGCATAACTTTCAAAGTTTTAGCATTTGGTTAAGATCATTCAAAGTAAACTAATTAGTCTATATAACAATTCAGATCAATCAAAGTTTCActcaagataaataaataaatgtaattcAAAGCAGAAAGGTATAATAACATCCAAATCTGCAGATAAGAGGGTGCATAACTTTCATAATTGATTGATGGAACTCTTAATGAGGTAAGACAATATCATATagagaaatcaaaatggaaGATATACGAGAAGAATAAAGGTTTTTGTAAACACagttaacaaaaacaataaaaaagtttCTTTTCCACTAGCAGAGGCAAGTacataaaatgaaatgatgttatCAAATAGTTTCAGTCTTACAATAGACCTCACGCGATCATTTCACAAAGAAGTTTCTCTGCcatatcattttcatctttttcgaACAGAGACAGGATAATTATTTCATAAGTTTTAGCATTTGGAATGCATCCATTCTTTTCCATTATTGACAGCAATGCCAACACTTCATCAAACAAGTTCTTGTCACAAAACCCTTGGATCATAACGGTTTATGTATAGACATTTAGATTTTGACCAAAAGATCTTCAAAAACTTTTCGTGCAGCCTCTAGTTTTCCACTTTGACACAGTCCCTTGATAAGAATAGTGTCTGTATGCATATTTGGTTGAATACCCTGGTCCTTCAGTTTTGTTAATAAAGCATTTAATATAGAATTGTAAGTAATTATATTAGGTGGTTGACCTCTATCATGCATCTCATTGACTAGCTGGAAAGCATAAGATATTTTCCCCGATTTACACAAACCATCAATAAGGGAATTGTAAGTTACCACATCAGGAATAATATGTTTGTGATGCATTTCTATGAAGAGTTTCATGGCTTTATCCACCTTTTTAATCTTACAAAATCCATTAATCATGATATTGTAGCTATGAACATTAGCAGTCACTCCCCTCTGAGACATAGTGTTGAATATCTTCTTAGCCTTATTCACTTGTTTAACTAGGCAATATCCATCCATTAAAGAGCAATAAGTAACAACATTAGGTTTAATGCCTTGTTTCATCATCATAGCAAACACAGTTTTACCTTCTTTCATCTTTCTGTCCTTACAAAATCCATCAACCAATGTATTAAAAGTAGACACATTAGGTTTAATGTCTTGTATCATCATCATATCTAACACATTTTTAGCTTTTTTCAGCCTTCCTTCCTTACAAAATCCATCAACTAATATATTAAAGGTATACACATCCGGTTTGATGTTTtccaatatcattttattaaacaGATCAATTGCATCTTTCAGTTTACCAACAATGAAAAACCCTCTAATTAAAGCACTGTAAGTAACAACATCGGGAGAAATTCTCTTTGCAACCATTTCAGAATATAAATCAAAAGCATCATTAACATGTTTATCTTTAGACATACCATCAATAACGGTATTGTACATTACCGCATTAAGCTGAaccaattttccatcaacaCGTCTCAGCAATTGCAGAGCTGCTCTTGTTTCACCAACTTTACACAAGCCATTAATCAAGGTTCCATAACTAACTTGGTCCAAATGAAATCCAAGCGCTACCAGCTTGTCATGAAAGTTCAATGCTTGATGGATCTGACCTTTGAGACAGAAACCCTTAATGAATGTATTCAATGTTATGATATCTGGCTCATAACCCATTTTGAGAATCTTTGCCAAAACAGAGAAAGCAAAAGGGATAAGACCCAATTGACAAAAGCAATTGATGAGGATGTTGAAagtgacaaagttaggattaaTTCCCTCAAATTCCATTtgttgagaaagagaaagaacagTGTGGTAATGTTTGGATTTGACAAGGGAACCTAAAATCTTATTGAATTCGAATGCGGTAAGAGTGGGATTCTGATGAAGCAAGCTATTGAACAAAGAAACagcatcatcaacatcattacTATGAAATGTGGTTGAAATCGAAGAGTAaggaatgaaatttttttttgaagaagaataaggaatgaaattgaaatgggtatttttaagaaattgaaaagatTGAAACTTTTTTGGAACAAAGTAATCAGGAACAACATAGTACCTCGGCAAcatcgaagaagaagaagaagaactaaACATTGTTTGTTGTGTCCTCCgcaaatgaatttgaaatgagataTGTAATTCGGTTTTCCGCAAATGTATTATCTGGACCATTGCAAATTTTCAATACGCTTCATCATCCATTTTTTCAATTCTCAACACTccgcatcattttttttttgtaattcaacacccatttaatttttacctccttttttcattcaacaccctacctcaccaccttttatttcttattcttatttaattttatatttttgtttttataattacctaaaattatcgattataattaaattaaaataatacaattaactatttattttttaatttttttggatcagaagaattttgggttttaaaataatacaattaacaatgaaattataaaattaaatttcagaagaattttgggtgttgaattgattattattgggatccatttcactaaacaaagactaaaacttcaaaagaaatgctaataataaaattaagagagtgaaaaatttgattttttttctgtgtccaaatcaaatgatccaagtctctatttgtagagaaaaaaaaaatcacgaattttggtaaaaaataaaataaaattaatttgcaatgaaataattgagtcaaaattattaagaagataaaaattcaAGCAGCCAATCGTAACAAGCCACGTGTCACAGCTTTATccacaattttttctctctccgcgTCCCCCCGGCCAGCAACACGCCTTGTCGGCGCGTGTCCCACACGCGCCCAGCTTGGCGAACGGCGTCGCGCCACGTATCCCCTGCGTCAAACTTTCAACATACTTAATCCTTTCATCACCTCTCTCCTCTTCCCTCATTTTCAATACCCTTCTCCAATCATTTCAACATATTGAAAATTGCTTTCAACAAGCCATTGGGGGTGGTCTAACTGTGTCCACTTAGACCAAGTGCAATGGCATGTTGAATTTgccattcaacatgttgaaccaTTGTAGGGGGTGTTGAAATGGGAAAAAACTGAGTTGGAGGAGAGAGGTGTTGAACaagttcaacatgttgaaagcCTGGCCCACAGAGACGCGTGGCGCGCTCGGATTGCTCAAAACAGGCGCGTGCGTTACACGCGCCGACAGGGCGCGTGGGTGAGTTGGTACgcggagagagaagagagaaatggaTAATGTTGTGACACTTGGCATGTTTTGATTGGCTGCTtgaatttttatcttcttaattatttggactcaattatttcattgcaaataatttttttttttaccaaaattcgtaatttgttttttctctataaatagagacttggatcatttgatttggacaaagaaaaaaaatcaagtttttcactctcttaatcttattattagctttgtattaacttttcttttgaagttttagtctttatttagtgaaatggatcccactaacaatcatatcaacacccaaaattcttctgattacccttttagctaccaaaattccaacaattatcaacacccaaatcaatttcccaaccaacatcctcaaaacccaaatcaattccccaaccaacatcctcaaaacATGTCTAGCTGATGGTATCTAGCCTTCTTATCCAACTTTCGTCAAATCAATTAGACTTCCTCAAAGTGAACCCGataagttatttgcaaaacatcaggAGGCATGTCGGAAGGACATCGAACGTGCTTTTGGAgtgcttcaagctcgatttaaaatcatccgtgaaccagctcgcttgtgggacataaccgatttgggtatcatcatgaggtcatgcatcatattacataatatgattgttgaggatgaacgaGATACATATGCTCAACGTTGGACCGATTTTGAGCAATATGAGG belongs to Medicago truncatula cultivar Jemalong A17 chromosome 6, MtrunA17r5.0-ANR, whole genome shotgun sequence and includes:
- the LOC25480032 gene encoding putative pentatricopeptide repeat-containing protein At1g12700, mitochondrial; this translates as MFSSSSSSSMLPRYYVVPDYFVPKKFQSFQFLKNTHFNFIPYSSSKKNFIPYSSISTTFHSNDVDDAVSLFNSLLHQNPTLTAFEFNKILGSLVKSKHYHTVLSLSQQMEFEGINPNFVTFNILINCFCQLGLIPFAFSVLAKILKMGYEPDIITLNTFIKGFCLKGQIHQALNFHDKLVALGFHLDQVSYGTLINGLCKVGETRAALQLLRRVDGKLVQLNAVMYNTVIDGMSKDKHVNDAFDLYSEMVAKRISPDVVTYSALIRGFFIVGKLKDAIDLFNKMILENIKPDVYTFNILVDGFCKEGRLKKAKNVLDMMMIQDIKPNVSTFNTLVDGFCKDRKMKEGKTVFAMMMKQGIKPNVVTYCSLMDGYCLVKQVNKAKKIFNTMSQRGVTANVHSYNIMINGFCKIKKVDKAMKLFIEMHHKHIIPDVVTYNSLIDGLCKSGKISYAFQLVNEMHDRGQPPNIITYNSILNALLTKLKDQGIQPNMHTDTILIKGLCQSGKLEAARKVFEDLLVKI